In Elephas maximus indicus isolate mEleMax1 chromosome 4, mEleMax1 primary haplotype, whole genome shotgun sequence, a genomic segment contains:
- the CSAD gene encoding cysteine sulfinic acid decarboxylase isoform X4 has translation MIPEDLERQISLAEAEGAVPFLVSATSGTTVLGAFDPLEAIADVCQRHGLWLHVDAAWGGSVLLSQTHRHLLDGIQRANSVAWNPHKLLTAGLQCSALLLQDTSNLLKSCHGSQASYLFQQDKFYDVALDTGDKVVQCGRRVDCLKLWLMWKAQGGQGLEQRVDQAFALARYLVEEIKKREGFELVMEPEFVNVCFWFVPPSLRGKQESPDYSEKLAKVAPVLKERMVKEGSMMIGYQPHGARANFFRMVVVNPMLTQADMDFLLDELERLGQDL, from the exons ATGATCCCTGAGGATCTGGAGAGGCAGATCAGCCTGGCCGAGGCTGAG GGTGCCGTGCCATTCCTGGTCAGTGCCACCTCTGGCACCACCGTGCTGGGGGCCTTTGACCCCCTGGAGGCAATTGCTGATGTGTGCCAGCGTCATGGACTGTGGCTGCATGTGGAT GCCGCCTGGGGTGGGAGTGTCCTGTtgtcacagacacacagacaccttCTGGATGGAATCCAGAG GGCTAACTCCGTGGCATGGAATCCCCACAAGCTCCTCACAGCAGGCCTGCAGTGCTCAGCTCTTCTTCTCCAGGATACCTCG AACCTGCTCAAGAGCTGCCATGGGTCCCAGGCCAGCTACCTGTTCCAGCAGGACAAATTCTACGATGTAGCTCTGGACACAGGAGACAAGGTGGTGCAGTGTGGCCGCCGTGTGGACTGTCTGAAGCTGTGGCTCATGTGGAAGGCACAGGGCGGGCAGGGGCTGGAGCAGCGTGTTGACCAGGCTTTTGCCCTTGCTCG GTACCTGGTGGAGGAaataaagaagagggaaggatttGAGTTGGTCATGGAG CCTGAATTTGTCAATGTGTGTTTCTGGTTCGTGCCCCCCAGCCTGCGGGGGAAACAGGAGAGCCCTGATTACAGTGAAAAGTTGGCTAAG GTGGCGCCCGTACTCAAGGAACGCATGGTGAAGGAGGGCTCCATGATGATTGGCTACCAGCCCCATGGGGCCCGGGCCAACTTCTTCCGAATGGTTGTGGTCAACCCCATGCTGACCCAGGCCGATATGGACTTCCTCCTGGACGAGCTGGAACGGCTAGGTCAGGACCTGTGA
- the CSAD gene encoding cysteine sulfinic acid decarboxylase isoform X1, with amino-acid sequence MADSEPLSSLDGDPMATEALLWDVFGIIVDEAIQKGTSACEKVCEWKEPEELKELLDLELRSQGESKEQILERCRTVIRYSVKTCHPRFFNQLFSGLDPHSLAGRIITESLNTSQYTYEIAPVFILMEEEVLKKLRALVGWSFGDGVFCPGGSISNMYAMNLARYQRYPDCKQRGLRSLPPLALFTSEECHYSIKKGAAFLGLGTDSVRVVKADERGKMIPEDLERQISLAEAEGAVPFLVSATSGTTVLGAFDPLEAIADVCQRHGLWLHVDAAWGGSVLLSQTHRHLLDGIQRANSVAWNPHKLLTAGLQCSALLLQDTSNLLKSCHGSQASYLFQQDKFYDVALDTGDKVVQCGRRVDCLKLWLMWKAQGGQGLEQRVDQAFALARYLVEEIKKREGFELVMEPEFVNVCFWFVPPSLRGKQESPDYSEKLAKVAPVLKERMVKEGSMMIGYQPHGARANFFRMVVVNPMLTQADMDFLLDELERLGQDL; translated from the exons ATGGCTGACTCAGAACCACTCTCTTCCCTTGATGGGGATCCCATGGCCACAGAAGCCCTGCTGTGGGACGTGTTTGGGATCATTGTGGATGAGGCCATTCAGAAAGGGACCAGTGCCTGTGAGAAG GTCTGTGAGTGGAAGGAACCAGAGGAACTAAAAGAGCTGCTGGATTTGGAGCTGCGGAGCCAGGGGGAGTCGAAAGAGCAGATCCTGGAGCGGTGCCGGACTGTGATTCGCTACAGTGTGAAGACCT GTCACCCTCGGTTCTTCAACCAGCTCTTTTCAGGGTTGGATCCCCACTCTCTTGCTGGACGGATTATCACTGAGAGCCTCAACACCAGCCA GTACACATATGAAATTGCCCCTGTGTTTATACTCATGGAAGAGGAGGTGCTGAAGAAACTCCGGGCCCTGGTGGGCTGGAGCTTTGGGGATGGGGTCTTCTGCCCTG GTGGCTCCATCTCCAACATGTATGCTATGAACCTGGCCCGCTATCAGCGCTACCCAGATTGCAAGCAGAGGGGCCTCCGGTCACTGCCACCGCTGGCCCTCTTCACATCAGAGGAG TGTCACTATTCCATCAAGAAAGGAGCTGCTTTTCTGGGACTTGGCACTGACAGTGTTCGAGTGGTCAAGGCGGATGAGAG AGGGAAAATGATCCCTGAGGATCTGGAGAGGCAGATCAGCCTGGCCGAGGCTGAG GGTGCCGTGCCATTCCTGGTCAGTGCCACCTCTGGCACCACCGTGCTGGGGGCCTTTGACCCCCTGGAGGCAATTGCTGATGTGTGCCAGCGTCATGGACTGTGGCTGCATGTGGAT GCCGCCTGGGGTGGGAGTGTCCTGTtgtcacagacacacagacaccttCTGGATGGAATCCAGAG GGCTAACTCCGTGGCATGGAATCCCCACAAGCTCCTCACAGCAGGCCTGCAGTGCTCAGCTCTTCTTCTCCAGGATACCTCG AACCTGCTCAAGAGCTGCCATGGGTCCCAGGCCAGCTACCTGTTCCAGCAGGACAAATTCTACGATGTAGCTCTGGACACAGGAGACAAGGTGGTGCAGTGTGGCCGCCGTGTGGACTGTCTGAAGCTGTGGCTCATGTGGAAGGCACAGGGCGGGCAGGGGCTGGAGCAGCGTGTTGACCAGGCTTTTGCCCTTGCTCG GTACCTGGTGGAGGAaataaagaagagggaaggatttGAGTTGGTCATGGAG CCTGAATTTGTCAATGTGTGTTTCTGGTTCGTGCCCCCCAGCCTGCGGGGGAAACAGGAGAGCCCTGATTACAGTGAAAAGTTGGCTAAG GTGGCGCCCGTACTCAAGGAACGCATGGTGAAGGAGGGCTCCATGATGATTGGCTACCAGCCCCATGGGGCCCGGGCCAACTTCTTCCGAATGGTTGTGGTCAACCCCATGCTGACCCAGGCCGATATGGACTTCCTCCTGGACGAGCTGGAACGGCTAGGTCAGGACCTGTGA
- the CSAD gene encoding cysteine sulfinic acid decarboxylase isoform X2, whose amino-acid sequence MEEEVLKKLRALVGWSFGDGVFCPGGSISNMYAMNLARYQRYPDCKQRGLRSLPPLALFTSEECHYSIKKGAAFLGLGTDSVRVVKADERGKMIPEDLERQISLAEAEGAVPFLVSATSGTTVLGAFDPLEAIADVCQRHGLWLHVDAAWGGSVLLSQTHRHLLDGIQRANSVAWNPHKLLTAGLQCSALLLQDTSNLLKSCHGSQASYLFQQDKFYDVALDTGDKVVQCGRRVDCLKLWLMWKAQGGQGLEQRVDQAFALARYLVEEIKKREGFELVMEPEFVNVCFWFVPPSLRGKQESPDYSEKLAKVAPVLKERMVKEGSMMIGYQPHGARANFFRMVVVNPMLTQADMDFLLDELERLGQDL is encoded by the exons ATGGAAGAGGAGGTGCTGAAGAAACTCCGGGCCCTGGTGGGCTGGAGCTTTGGGGATGGGGTCTTCTGCCCTG GTGGCTCCATCTCCAACATGTATGCTATGAACCTGGCCCGCTATCAGCGCTACCCAGATTGCAAGCAGAGGGGCCTCCGGTCACTGCCACCGCTGGCCCTCTTCACATCAGAGGAG TGTCACTATTCCATCAAGAAAGGAGCTGCTTTTCTGGGACTTGGCACTGACAGTGTTCGAGTGGTCAAGGCGGATGAGAG AGGGAAAATGATCCCTGAGGATCTGGAGAGGCAGATCAGCCTGGCCGAGGCTGAG GGTGCCGTGCCATTCCTGGTCAGTGCCACCTCTGGCACCACCGTGCTGGGGGCCTTTGACCCCCTGGAGGCAATTGCTGATGTGTGCCAGCGTCATGGACTGTGGCTGCATGTGGAT GCCGCCTGGGGTGGGAGTGTCCTGTtgtcacagacacacagacaccttCTGGATGGAATCCAGAG GGCTAACTCCGTGGCATGGAATCCCCACAAGCTCCTCACAGCAGGCCTGCAGTGCTCAGCTCTTCTTCTCCAGGATACCTCG AACCTGCTCAAGAGCTGCCATGGGTCCCAGGCCAGCTACCTGTTCCAGCAGGACAAATTCTACGATGTAGCTCTGGACACAGGAGACAAGGTGGTGCAGTGTGGCCGCCGTGTGGACTGTCTGAAGCTGTGGCTCATGTGGAAGGCACAGGGCGGGCAGGGGCTGGAGCAGCGTGTTGACCAGGCTTTTGCCCTTGCTCG GTACCTGGTGGAGGAaataaagaagagggaaggatttGAGTTGGTCATGGAG CCTGAATTTGTCAATGTGTGTTTCTGGTTCGTGCCCCCCAGCCTGCGGGGGAAACAGGAGAGCCCTGATTACAGTGAAAAGTTGGCTAAG GTGGCGCCCGTACTCAAGGAACGCATGGTGAAGGAGGGCTCCATGATGATTGGCTACCAGCCCCATGGGGCCCGGGCCAACTTCTTCCGAATGGTTGTGGTCAACCCCATGCTGACCCAGGCCGATATGGACTTCCTCCTGGACGAGCTGGAACGGCTAGGTCAGGACCTGTGA
- the CSAD gene encoding cysteine sulfinic acid decarboxylase isoform X3, with protein MRVFSSRGKMIPEDLERQISLAEAEGAVPFLVSATSGTTVLGAFDPLEAIADVCQRHGLWLHVDAAWGGSVLLSQTHRHLLDGIQRANSVAWNPHKLLTAGLQCSALLLQDTSNLLKSCHGSQASYLFQQDKFYDVALDTGDKVVQCGRRVDCLKLWLMWKAQGGQGLEQRVDQAFALARYLVEEIKKREGFELVMEPEFVNVCFWFVPPSLRGKQESPDYSEKLAKVAPVLKERMVKEGSMMIGYQPHGARANFFRMVVVNPMLTQADMDFLLDELERLGQDL; from the exons ATGAGAG TTTTCTCTTCCAGAGGGAAAATGATCCCTGAGGATCTGGAGAGGCAGATCAGCCTGGCCGAGGCTGAG GGTGCCGTGCCATTCCTGGTCAGTGCCACCTCTGGCACCACCGTGCTGGGGGCCTTTGACCCCCTGGAGGCAATTGCTGATGTGTGCCAGCGTCATGGACTGTGGCTGCATGTGGAT GCCGCCTGGGGTGGGAGTGTCCTGTtgtcacagacacacagacaccttCTGGATGGAATCCAGAG GGCTAACTCCGTGGCATGGAATCCCCACAAGCTCCTCACAGCAGGCCTGCAGTGCTCAGCTCTTCTTCTCCAGGATACCTCG AACCTGCTCAAGAGCTGCCATGGGTCCCAGGCCAGCTACCTGTTCCAGCAGGACAAATTCTACGATGTAGCTCTGGACACAGGAGACAAGGTGGTGCAGTGTGGCCGCCGTGTGGACTGTCTGAAGCTGTGGCTCATGTGGAAGGCACAGGGCGGGCAGGGGCTGGAGCAGCGTGTTGACCAGGCTTTTGCCCTTGCTCG GTACCTGGTGGAGGAaataaagaagagggaaggatttGAGTTGGTCATGGAG CCTGAATTTGTCAATGTGTGTTTCTGGTTCGTGCCCCCCAGCCTGCGGGGGAAACAGGAGAGCCCTGATTACAGTGAAAAGTTGGCTAAG GTGGCGCCCGTACTCAAGGAACGCATGGTGAAGGAGGGCTCCATGATGATTGGCTACCAGCCCCATGGGGCCCGGGCCAACTTCTTCCGAATGGTTGTGGTCAACCCCATGCTGACCCAGGCCGATATGGACTTCCTCCTGGACGAGCTGGAACGGCTAGGTCAGGACCTGTGA